ATACTAAAACATTCTGCTTTATAGTGGAACTCCTTTAGATCAGAAAAATCTATACCATCATCAGTAAAACTGACAAGAAAGGGAAAGCATGGCCATCAATAACACCACCACTGCCAGATGCCTTTACACGTAATCCACAGTCTCAGCTGGCAGTTTGttagtttttttaaaatgaaattacagaATTCAAAATTGTTCCTTTTTACTCCTAAAATTTAACAGGCAACAGCTTTACCAATAGCTGTCAATGAGAAGAACAGAGCTAACTTAGCTTAAATTAGTTCTTTATTGaagacctttaaaaaaaaatctgggattgAACGCTTTGGTGCTGTCAGGAAGCAAGGAGTCCCTGGACACCCACATAGGACATTTCCTTCATACACACATGTACTGCGCAGACACACAGAAGCAGATAAAACTACTGTTATTTTTGCTCCTCTGCTACAAGAACAACAGCGAGCTCCCCATGCTTTGGGGCACTGAAAGACAGATGGAAGCAAAAGAAGCCCAAACCCTAGCTCTGGTTCTTCATCAATCCCTCTGCTCTCGGTCACAGCCCCAAAAAGCTGATTCTGCAGGTATTcttcccagccccagagcaaCTGGGGATCTGGCTCCAAAGCCCAAATCTAAGTCTTAACTCTACTTGTCtcacaataaatatttatttagctgtttgaaaaaaaaagtatctgaGTTTGGTTTGCTATCATCAAAGAAAATCcttgtttttctgctttccagGAGGATACCAACACAGTCTGATATTAATCAGAAAGGTAGTTTGGCATTTTAGGGAGAGAAGCTGACGCCTAATAGATGAGAACAGTGAGTAAATCCTTGAGGCAGCAGCCACTACAGAGACAAAGAGGTAATGAAAAAATCAATGTGAAGTAGTatcagagggaaaaggggaatttaAATTACATCCCCAGCAAACTCTGCTGGCTGACTGTTATAAGGGGTAATGGCTGAAAGAGTGTAGATTTAGAAAAGAtataggaagaaattcttccatgtgagggtggtgaaccactggaacaggtttcccaAAAAAGCTGTGGatgttccatccctggaagagttcaAGGGCAAATTGAATGGGGCTCTGAGTACCCCGGTCTAGTGAAaactgtccctgcccatggcaggggtatTGGAGCAGGATGATATTTATTGttccttccaaaccaagccattttatgattctgtgactgtttATGGTTTTGATCCAATACTTAAATTGCAAAACACATCAAGAACTCTCTTTCTCCCTGCAATTACTATATAGACCAAATGCTAACCTCAACTATGGTTCATTTGCTGTGTGCTGGTTTACCCTACGATTTCTACTCCTATCCCAATAAATGCCTGACAGCATGATTTCAGCTGCGTAGAGCACACCTAGCCTTATATGAGCTCCAAGCAGAAACAACCTTACACCAACACAGGTGCAGGCCCAAAAATCTCTATTTCAGATAGGTTTTCAGGCACATCATGAGGTTTGGATGACTTGTAATAGCCTCAAGTAACAACTGCAGTCACCCTTTACCCTGTAACAATTTTAACACGAACACTATTCTTCTAAACCATGTGTGAGCCTAAATCTCAGGTTatagtatttttctttctttctctttcattcCTCTGTTTTCTCCTTCTAAGTCTCCTGATAACTGAGCAGGTAATTTTGATCAGTTGctagaaaacaagaaaatctaTGACTGTATACATAGCTGTACCAACATAAATCACCATCCTAGAGCTTACATGGGTCATTCATTGAAATTCACCAATTTAACAAACAATAATAAGCAATAATAATACATCTTCATTACAGaacaaaatattcaaattaaCAAACTATATAGTAAATTTTGTAAAGTGCACAAAAATATTaatggaaatattaaaaaaacaggTTTTTAATGTTACCATGAAAACTTCTGAAATATCATTAAATTAGATAGAAATAATCTAATGAGACTTTTTGGCTCTAATATACTGGCAGACAGCAGCAACAGTTTTCCAGAAAATTACACCAACTAAATACACCGTATCTTAGCAGCATAAAAAAAGTTCCTACAATTAGGTAAAATTGCAGGCCTAGTAAGCATAAACCTGACAAGATGTTCCAAATATAGTTTTCATTAGAAGAATGGATTTCCATGGAATCCTAGAGGTAACATTTGTTATTCTGCTTACATTTTATTCTGGTAGTAAACCCAACTATAACCAATCACATTCCCTCCCTCTATCTTCCCAAAATTGCACAAAGTACTGAAAATTTAATCAAGTTATAAGATATGGCCACACTAAAAAAGCCatatgaaacaaaacaaaactcaacccaAAGCCTAAAAGCAAATTACCCCAGCAAACAACAATCATTGTCAAACAACTGCAGTTTCAAACCACCGAGCGATGCTCCCCACACACGTAGATGGCGCTGGGCCGGATGCGCCGCCGTGTGTGGCCAGGGAGCTGTGGCAAGAACTTGAAGAACCTGGGCATCAAGTCCAAGCATGCATCATGAAACTTCTTAATCCTCCAGTAGTAAATCAGTGGGTTCAGTGCAGACTTGAGGTAGCAGAGCCAAAGGAGCCAAGTGCTTATCTCAAAAAAGTTGTGCTTGTAGTAGAAGTGGCTGTTGAACGTGGCAATAAGGCTGTAAGTGGTGAATGGTGCCCAACAGACTATGAAGACAAGGAACAAAATCAGGATGGTTGTGAAGGCACGAGTTTTAAAGCTCATATCAATATTCATCTGGAAAGGTCTCTGTAAGCTCATGAGGCCAAGCTTGCTGGCCTGGCTGAGACATATGCTATCAGGGTGGCTATGGATACGAACTGCGTTGTGGCGGACAGTGTTGAGTATGCCCATAAAAGAATACAGCATTACCAGGAATGGAATAAAAAAAGCAATTAGCAAGATAACTATCACGTAGGCTCGGTAACCTGGGCTTGTAGAGTAGCCAAAAACACACTGAGGTGCTCTTGAGGGTATCTGCAGATTAGGATTCCCTACTGATAATGGAAAAGCAACAACAAAGGATGCTGCCCAGGAAATCACAATAAGAATCTTTGCCCGGTAGGGGTTCAGTTTATCTTGCCTCTGAACTATGATAAGAAATCGGTCAATACTAATAATAAGAAGAATGGCTACCCCCTCTACGACAAAAAGCCAGAAGAACATGGCAGAAACTCTGCAAAAtatatccccaaaaatccactgaGTGGTAATGATTGTTACCAGAGCAAATGGCATgttcagcactgccagcagcaggtctgCAAAAGCCAGGCTTGCTAAGAGGATATTAATTGCAGATCTCATAGCTGCCTTCTGGTAGACCATCAGGCAGACAACAAAGTTTCCAAGGAAAGAAACCAATAGGATAAATATCATAGCAGCAGAAAGAATGATCTGGAGTGGCAAACTCAAGCTCCTGAAAACTTCTTGTGATGGCAGAGTAGCTGTGGTGTTTACTAGGAAAGTACCTCTCTCAGTGGTGAGCACAGCACCTGAACCATATCTCAATGGCTGCGTTGTGCCACTACGAAGCAAGAACTGGGGAGTGGTAAAATTCGTATAGGCATTTTCATAAACAATGAAAGTAGCATTTGAGGTCCCAGAGTGGGCCAGCGTCAACATTGCTGAGAAAACCATTGCttcaagaaaaatgaaagcagaacCAAAGGTCTTCAAGGCATTTCATCTTGTTCAGGCAGTATTTTGAACTGGTCATTTAACAATCAAAATTCAAGGTTTGAAAGCATCAAAGTTCTTAAGTTCATGTCAGTATTTCCatctgaaaaagaagaaataaatgtaaatacaCAATAGAAAACTCTCTGAAACCAGCGGTAACCTAATGATTGCTCAGCTTTCCTTAATGAGAATAGTATCCTTAATATCAGGCTGACACAATTTACTTAAGCACCAAATATAGAAGTCTTGTAATAGTTGGTCTTTCTCTCATAGGTCCTATTCCTGCAGTACTGCTGATATTGTACAATATTCCCAAGTCATCATGCTTTTTTCTACCACAACCAAGGCTGGAGAACTTTTGTGTTTGAAAACAAACTCTACTGATTAAGAATAATTAAaccaaaaatgtatttttatttcaatcttGTAATTTTTGAACTAacttctttattttgttttgaaattgcCTACAGATAGAAACTTTAATAACATTTCTAAATAGCTTAAATGGTATCAGTATATTGCCTATTTACCTGCTTGGTAAGCACTCAAAGCCTATTTATCCAAGTTATTGCACATAATACAGAATTCTTAGTTCCATGTCAGTCATCCACATCAAACACCTCAGGAAAAACATGCAGAATATATCCTAACCTGTTACTATGAAATAACTTGTCCACAGGATAAAAGAATTTTTCAATTTGTTTCACTTAGGGACTGACTCACATTCAGGTACAGGAAACCATCACTTCTTTGGTTACTGCAATTCTTCCACTAGCAGTAAACTTTCTTGCTTCCACTGGCCTGGGCATGTTTTTGTTAATTCATCTTGGTATCCCATATAATTTAACCACGTGCACTCTCTTTTTCCTTGTAAATCTAATCCTCACACATGCTGCTGAATTCCCTCCCTTGTGATTATAgccatagaatggtttgggttggaagggtctGTAAAGATCTTCTAGCTCTGACCCCCTGCTCTAGCAGCACTTTCTACCAGACcatgttgctcagagccccatccaacctggccttgaacacttccagggataggaCATCCCCAACATCCATAGGCAACCTGTACCAGTGCCTCACCAATCTCACAGTAAACaattccttcctaatatctagTGTGAATCTCTCATCCTTCAGCTTAAGACCATGGCCATGACCTGGTGgaaagcccctctccagccctcctgcaggCCCCTATAGGTACTGACACAATCCACCATTTCCTTAGTTCCAAGCACTGTCTTGTTGCACTATTACTACTAGTATTGTATTGTTACATATATTTGTACGTACATATTCTTaacaaagaaaatgcaaaggAGTTGAGAGCTCCCTCACCTTTTCAGTGCTAGTTCCTCCCCGTTGTCTTGGACTACTAAATTAAACACTctcagagcacactgacatttGATCAGGCTGGAAACCAGAAGGATTCAATGCCCTTTTCAAGAACAATCACTACAGCCAGAAACAAAGTGGACTTCACCTCATTCATTCTGGATGACTGCAATAGTCCCTTCTGGCTGTTTTCATGTTTATCGTTAGAAAAGGGATAAAGGCATATTCAGAGGGCAATCTTCCTCCTCCATTTCTGCACAAGACAAGCTTGTTTTACTAACACAAGCAGCTTAGGGTAAcacaaaccctgcccacagtaTTTATGCAGGTTCTGTTTAGTATCAATATCAGTCAAAAATAAAGGgagaaaggaatattttttatGAATTTACACAAGAACCACATGTTTTGTGTAGGACAAAAAGTTTACCTTTTGCTGGATAATTCTTCACCAACAAACAAATTAACCGTAAGACAACAACATCTGATCTACACCCCCAGTTTGAACTTCTAGCAGTCTGAAAGCAAGCCTGCTCAGGCTGCTGTCAGGAATTTATCAAATAAAATCAGCACTACGACCTGTTCCTTTCATCCCCTGACTATGCAAGCCCTATCACTAGATGATTTCCAGGACCAGACTACCAtcagcatttttatttcagataaaTGATTAACCTCTCTGTGTCCTTTAACTTTCAACAGTATCACAGAAGATACTGTTATAAACATCCTAATTTAATTTACTCTTGTAGTGGGCTGATCCTGGCTGGACACCACACGCCCACAAGAGCTGCTCTTTCACTCCCTCTTCAACAGGCCAGGAGAGAAGAAGTATTGCAAAAGGCTTATGCATTGAAGTAAGaacagggagagatcactcacctGTTACTATGACAGGCAAAACCTCAACTTGGAGAAATTAGATTAAATTATTACCAATTAAATCACAGTAGGGTAATGAGAAAATCGTGCTAAATCATAAAAACACCTTCACCtcatccctcccttcccttcttcctgAGTTTAAGCTTCTGCCTAATCTCCTCCCCACCAGCAACACAGtgggacagggaacagggactgcagccagCTCATCACACGCTGTCTCTGCTGCCCCTTGCTCATCGGGGCAAGACTCAAACTCTTCCCCTCCTCCAGTGTGGATTCCTCCCATGGGGGACAGTcctccatgaacttctccaaTACAGTccttcccacaggctgcagtttTTCTGGAACGCTCACGTGTAGGTCCCTTCCACTGACATTGGCTCTATGGGTCATagagaagcttctggcagcttctcacagaagcctcTCCTGCTACCAAAACCTCATTACACAAACCCAATAGAGTCACACAAATTCCACTTTCTAGAGGTCTTATTGCTTGAATGAAAgttataattttatattctgTCCCATTATATTTCAAAGATTGTATAACTCATCAGAGGTATATAAAGCTATGTACATTGACATTTTGCAAAAATGACCAATTCCATTAACTTAATCCtagatttttctttccctccattCTCTctctttatattttatttttacactaACTCCTTTAGAGAAAACCACAATGTTAATTACAGGCTAAAGCATATATACTAGCCAAAGCTCTTCTTTCTTTGATCTATATAAACTTTTCCTCTACTAGTCTTCTTTAACTTTTTAGAATAAAGTACATAACCAACAGGAGAAAGGTAAACAGAACTTTCCAGAATAAACAAGAAATAGTTTAGCAATGAACAAGAAAATCTCACCCAAAGTTCCACTGAGGTTTATGACTCCACAAGCTGAGAACACTATGAAGCAAAGGAAGCTGTAGCATTCTGCAGGAACTGCAAAAGAACATAAACTCAACAAATAATTCTGGATTTAAAATCTTGGAGCAAGAAAATTAGATCCCCAGGGCAGTATCTTTTAGAGCTCTGTAAGCAATAAGTCAGCAAAAGTAACTTCTGTATTTCTGATTGGCTTTGTACAGGTCTTTTTACCAAGGCTCTAAAAGAAACTAATCTGCCCTTAGATAAATGTAAAACCCTTCTACAGACAATAATAAGTTTCAAAtaggaaacaaaaaaagggaGTGTTTAGTTTGGTCACCAGAATGatcctaaaaaataaaacctttacTGGGGCTCAAGCTCTTTAATCTATAGAGGAGAAGAGGCAAATGCAAAACCATGACATTTGCTGATGATGAACACGAACTATTTTTTAGGtcaatttaataaaaaaaaaggtcaaCTACAAAAAGGTACAGAGGGATCTCTCAAGAGCTAGTGGCAAACCAACAGTTTACCCCATAAAATTCAGTGCTAGAGATAAAGCTATGCCTGTACTGAAAACAGTTATCTAAACAGCAACAGATGCTAAACAAATAATTACAATCCAGAAGAAAAACAGATCTTCAAATTTTCGTAGTCTGCTCATGAAAACATCAGCTATGTGCTGAGAATTGTTAGCAAAGGAACTGAGAAGAAAACCAGGAGCTAGCTATATACACTGTATATTTAGATACACCACCTGCCATACACATCTATGGCATCTCTTCAGTACTATGTTCAGTTCTGCACCACTTGATCTCTATTAAAAAGCAACTGAAAAAAGCTATCATAGAGGTCTACCAAGTTTTTAGTGACACTTTAGGGAAAGTGAATGATTGCTGTCTCTCAAAGCATAAGAACAGGAAAAGTCAAAGAAATCACAAAacacctctggagatcatcttctcccacccctctgctcaagcagggccacCTACTAAAGGGCCacagtagagaaaaaaaatgtctcCTGATGCTTAGGagaattttctgtttcagttcCTGCCCACTGCCTCTATCACCTGGCACCACTGAAAAGATCCTGGCTCTGTCCTCTTTGTACCTTCTCTTCAAGTATTTATAAACATTGATAAGATCCCCTTGAGCCTTCTCTACTTCAGGCTGAATAGCCCCACTTCTCTCAGTCTTTCCTCACAGAAGGGATGCTCCAGCCTCTTCATCATCTTTGTAATTCTTTACTCTCTTCAATATATCCATGTCTCTCTCAAACTGAGGAGCCCACATTTAGAAACTATTATTTCACAAGTAATTATGAAAACACTTGTTACAGGATGTTGTGGAAGGCATAGAGCTTCTGTGAATTCAGACAGCATTTGGGGCATATTTCGTATCATTATACAGATGTCCATGTAGAAAGAGGTGAATCACCCATCTGTCTCTGCTGACTGCAAAGCATGCACGGCCTTCTGATTTGAATACAGACATCTGAGCACATACATGGAGTTACTTGACTAGCTTTAAATACCCATAACAGAATTCACTCATCAGGTTAAGTTTACATCCGTTATGCCTCACACACAACCTCACACTCTGAAATATGAAGTTCAGCAGCGGCTTAGATGATAACATGTATCATAAAAGGtttaaagaggaaaacaaatcaaacaaaaactaGAGAAACAACTACTAATGTTTTATAGTAAACAAAACTTCAGGAAATACTGCTACATCCTAAATTTTCCTTCTTAACAGAAGGAACCAGACAAGGGGAGAAGGAGTAAAAGTGTTCTGCATCCTTAATTCAGCTGAAAAGATTGTGCTACTCTGCATTTCTCAAGTCAGTAGCACACAGTATAAAGCAAAGGACAAAGGACCCGCAAGTGTCTACAGCTTATTCCtaacaaacacagaaaaaaaaagaaaaataatctcgCATATGTTCTCTCACCACCCCAACTCTCTATGCAAATAGCTACATTCCCTTTTGTGCTTTGTCCCCTCTGTGTGATTCTGCATGTTTCTCCATAGAGCATtaagagaagaggaggagaatgatCTCATCCAAGCTGCTGCCTGGACCCAGCCTAATGCTTACAGTGGAAAGAGCACAAGCCATTTGGCTGCTGCATAAGTCATCAGCCCTATCTTTTCAAGAAGAATGAGAGAGTGAGCGGTGATCAGCTGTTGCAAAGGAGACACCTAACCTAGTAAGAGAACTGCAGGCTTTGGATCCTGTGTTGCTCCTGAGTTCCTTACTTCCTGATGGCTTCCAGCACCATTCTCCAGGCTCTGTTTATCACTCTGAGTGTGAAATATCTCtgtgcagcacacacagaatCAGCATGCTCAGATATTGGTTTGGATTTACACTTATTTAACCTGCAGGCAATGCTCTTTCTTACCTATCATCCTTCATGGAAGTGACTGACCAATTCAGCCAATAAACTCAAGAGGTTCCCTTCTGTTGCCAGCACACAtcaatttttctccttttttttcttcctacttAAAGGCCTTCTTGCATGAGCATGTACATGATCATTGAACATGTGCCTCCACCCTTCTTCCTACCCTTCCAACGTTTCCAAAGTTATGTAAAGATAGAAATATAAGATGAAAGATACCAATAAGACAATTTCAAGCAACAGCATTTCAGTCCTCACTCGCTCTTTGAGAAAGGCAGATTCTGTAATTTCAAAGCCCAGTCCTTGCTGAAGGGTGATCACACAGCTTGTAAAAGACAACCATGCTTTGACAGTTTAAATGGGTAAGTCTGCTGATGGTCAGGTATTCAAGCAAGAGGCAGATAGGTACCTTGTCCCAGCATTCTCACTTTTGGAACATGCACTCTCACAGATTCTTTTCAGATGCAAAAAAGCTTCATACAATCACTTTTTTCAATTTCAGCGCTGAAATTTACTGTGTGTGCACATTTTCTCTCAAGCAAGGTTCTCACTCATATACAACTTTCTTTTTATGGAACATAATAGACACAATTATTTCAATGAAGTACATACTTAAAGCTAAATAACACACAAATTCCATTCATCAAATATAATTATTGCTAGAACTATGGCGTCTATTTATAATAGCTTCAGAAGCTAAAAGGTTCCTGTTCAAAATCTGGATAGCATGCTCAACTGGAAATAAAAGATTATATGTTATATGCAGAACTGACATCAGTCAAAGCCAGGAACtccaaaaaaagacaaaaaagggaGCACAACAGTGTCACAATAACAGTTAAGTTTAACACAGATCAGAACACACTATGAATAGCTGCCAAAATGTTCAATGACTTCATAAATTTGTCTGCTAAAATCAAGCATATTTTGGCAATACTGACCACGACCACGATTTCATCCAGCacacaaaaataattcagaaaccTGAAGGCAGCACTGCCTGGTAGAGTGATCCAATTTCTTTGGGATATTTTAAGTGGTCCCAGAAGCTTTTGCATGCTTTATAGCTACTATCAGTGGttttattttacaggcaaaCTTcgacaaagaaatatttttcacaacataaaaaacatttaaaaagcaaaatattcttaggggaaaaacaataaaaagaagCATGAAGGACatgggtttattttattttcaaaagaatTTATGTGCCATGAGAAAATACTCAAGTATGTGCTCTCTGACACCACATTATTGTACAAATAAGCCCAGGACACACCCCTCTAAATACGAATCAAGCACTGCTTCCCTTGCAATTAAGCAGAGGCAGGAACATGTCACAATGGAATCCTTTCTGCTAACACCAGTGAAAAGAATGAGTCAGAGCACAAAGCAACAGGGACAATGTTCTTACCTAAAAGAAACCAGCAGTTTTCAGTTTTAATACCTATTTACATATAACCTAAATTGAAACTAATCAACTACACTGCATGAGCAGATGACCCATAAAACTATTCACAAGAGGCATTACTTTAATTTAGGAAATTGTTCTTTTTTCCACTCTATAAACACTGCTGTGGCAATTTTCATATGAAAGTACTGTGGGAAACAGTCACCTCTGCCTTGGGTCATTTAGTACAACTAATTGGTCTCTCGATGATATTTCCTTATGACCTTCATTCAGAGAGCCATTAACTGTCAAGAAATGTTACTCATGGTAATCATTATCACTACTGTAAACCACAAATActcaaaatgtaaaaaataatgCTACTTTCTTAGCTCTTGGGAAAAATCATGTTCTCAATTTGCAGATCATGTGAAAGGACTTGGGCAGTTCTAGGTTCATTTCTAGTTCTGTCATATTTGCCCTGACTCCTAACTTTTCCACCAGTTCAATGGTCACATTAACCATCACCATGATGAAGAGCTGAGCAAGTACTGTAGTACCT
This sequence is a window from Zonotrichia albicollis isolate bZonAlb1 chromosome 3, bZonAlb1.hap1, whole genome shotgun sequence. Protein-coding genes within it:
- the GPR63 gene encoding putative G-protein coupled receptor 63, yielding MVFSAMLTLAHSGTSNATFIVYENAYTNFTTPQFLLRSGTTQPLRYGSGAVLTTERGTFLVNTTATLPSQEVFRSLSLPLQIILSAAMIFILLVSFLGNFVVCLMVYQKAAMRSAINILLASLAFADLLLAVLNMPFALVTIITTQWIFGDIFCRVSAMFFWLFVVEGVAILLIISIDRFLIIVQRQDKLNPYRAKILIVISWAASFVVAFPLSVGNPNLQIPSRAPQCVFGYSTSPGYRAYVIVILLIAFFIPFLVMLYSFMGILNTVRHNAVRIHSHPDSICLSQASKLGLMSLQRPFQMNIDMSFKTRAFTTILILFLVFIVCWAPFTTYSLIATFNSHFYYKHNFFEISTWLLWLCYLKSALNPLIYYWRIKKFHDACLDLMPRFFKFLPQLPGHTRRRIRPSAIYVCGEHRSVV